From Aedes albopictus strain Foshan chromosome 1, AalbF5, whole genome shotgun sequence, one genomic window encodes:
- the LOC109430335 gene encoding uncharacterized protein LOC109430335 has product MKAPICILLLAASLGLVLGGACNIGVGQRQSGEFQMYTIHAAKGPLAEAQIISLTFDYQVNPIDTVEITYVDINTSLQNQCSTSFPTAGFGREFQITVSTMSPVTEFSGSATVYGVRRIQN; this is encoded by the exons ATGAAAGCTCCGATTTGTATATTACTCTTAGCTGCCAGCTTGGGGCTGGTTTTGGGTGGTGCCTGCAATATAGGAGTCGGTCAACGGCAATCCG GTGAATTCCAAATGTATACGATACATGCCGCTAAGGGACCTCTAGCCGAGGCGCAGATCATATCGCTGACATTCGACTATCAGGTCAACCCAATCGACACGGTTGAAATAACTTACGTTGACATCAACACTTCTTTACAG AACCAATGCTCGACCAGTTTTCCCACTGCAGGGTTTGGTAGAGAATTTCAAATCACTGTGTCAACCATGAGTCCCGTTACCGAATTCTCTGGGTCAGCAACTGTGTACGGAGTACGAAGGATCCAAAACTAA
- the LOC109412442 gene encoding uncharacterized protein LOC109412442, translating into MKVQFCIILLTASLVLVIGDICNIRLGRRETGDFQMYTLHATKGPFSEAQNLSLTFDYQVSPVDTVEVTFVEVNTNLQNQCVATMPVTNFSREFQITITTEEPVTAFYGSATIYGIRRF; encoded by the exons ATGAAAGttcaattttgcataattctgctcACAGCCAGCCTAGTGCTGGTAATCGGAGATATTTGCAATATTCGGTTGGGCCGACGTGAAACCG GTGACTTCCAAATGTACACACTTCACGCCACTAAGGGACCTTTTTCTGAGGCGCAGAACCTATCACTGACGTTCGACTATCAGGTCAGCCCAGTGGACACAGTCGAAGTGACTTTCGTTGAGGTTAATACTAATCTGCAG AACCAATGCGTGGCAACTATGCCGGTCACTAATTTTAGTAGAGAATTTCAAATCACAATAACAACTGAGGAGCCTGTGACTGCATTCTACGGGTCAGCAACTATTTATGGAATACGACGGTTTTAA